The region TTTTGTAGGGCGGACCTTTATGGTCCGCCTCTCGTTTTTGTAGGGCGGACCTTTATGGTCCGCCTCGTTTTTGTAGGGCGGACCTTTATGGTCCGCCTCATTCTATTGTAGGGCGGACCTTTATGGTCCGCCTGTTTTTTGTGGGGCGGACCTTTATGGTCCGCCTCGCCTTTGGGGGCACTTTCAATGTGAACTTCGACGCGTGAATCCTGCGCATGCCGAAGCACAAAAAGTTGACTCGCCTCTCGGGATTCGACTATTCCGCCCCGCGATCATATTTCGTGACCATGTGCGTTCTTGGCCGCCAAAAGATATTTGGAAAGCCCAAAGCGGCGGGGATCGCACTCGAAGAGGTTATAGCGCACCGCAACGCCGGCTGGTACTGGCTCCATACGTATGCGATCATGCCAGACCATGTGCATCTATTGATCAAGTTGAATAATACTTGCCGCAGCCTAGGACGAGTCGTTGGGGTACTGAAGTCGGCAATTCTCCACAAAGTGCGTCGAAGCGGCGAAGACTTCCAGTGGCAAGAATCGTTTTATGATCATATTCTTCGCGAAGGCGAAGACAGCGGCAAGATCGCTGATTACATCCTCGCAAATCCCGAACGTGCGGGTCTCGTTGCCTCCGGAGAATCGTATCCATTTTGTGGAATGGTCGATCGCCGTTGGTGATGGCGGACCATAAAGGTCCGCCCTACATAAGTTACGAGGCGGACCATAAAGGTCCGCCCTACATTTGTGGCGAGCGGACCATAAAGGTCCGCCCCACATTACCGGCCGACCGACTCCGGACGGCCCAGCGCGACGAGCAGCTCGCTGCGGCGATCGCCGAAATTCGAATCGGGCGCGACGGAACTCATGCGGTCGATGACCGCTAGCGCGCCTTCCAGATCGCCCGCGTCGGCCTTTTCATTGACCAGCTCCACGCCGATGCGCAGCGCATCCTGAGTTCTGTTCAACGCGAGGTAACAGTCGAGAGCGCCTTCGAGCGACTCGATATCCGAGCCGGTACGCAGCAGCCGCTCGTAACATAACACCGCGCCCTGATGATCGCCGCTCGCACTGAGTTCCTTCGCCTTGCGGCGCGTGAACGCGGCAAGCGCGTTGGATGCCGGGGTTGTGCGAGCGGGCGCAGCCGACGGCGATTCCGGAGTAGGCGCCGTGACTTGCGGAGCTTGCGAGGCGGCGGCGGGTGCCGGCGGCGGCGGTAAGACTTCTGCTACTGCGGGAGCGGGCACGCTTGCGACCAGTTCCTCGACTGTAGGCGGAGGCGGAGCAGCCGCCGGCTGCGGTTCAGCTGCAACGGCGGTCGCTTGCAACTGCGCAAGCCCACGGGCTGCTGCTTCGTCCGTGGGATCCACGTGCACGAGCCGCTCGTAGAGTGTTTTCAGCTGCTCTCGAGCCTTTTCGGTTTGATCGGCATCCAGCACGCCTGCGTGTTCGACTCGGTGCGCGAGTTCATCGAGCAGAAACGCGCGTCCGGTCAAGGCTCCGCCCGGCGCCGGTGAGAGCAGTTCTATCAGGTCGCCGATTGCGGCAGGACGCAACTCCAAAAATGATTCCGCATGCGCGGCCAGCTCCGAAAATGCACCGTCTTTCGCGTACAGCGTGAGCGCCTGCAGCAAGTAGACCGCCGCATCGTCAGGGCGCCCGACGGCTGCGTAAAGATCGGCGATGCGCTGACTGACCTCCGCGTCTGCAGTGTGGGCGGCGCAATAACGGTACTCGTCGATGGCGTCGGCGGCATATCCGGCCTGACGCAGTGCGTCGGCATTCGCGCGCCTGATGGTGATCTCGTCGGGGAAATCCAGCGCGAGATACCCGAGCTGGTCGAGAGCGTCTTCCGTCGGCGGCGCGGTTTTGGTGAGCTCAGCGAATTTCAGCCCGACCGTGAGCCGCTCCGGGCCGAGCGGGTTCTTTTCGGTGCGAGCGAACAGGCCTTTTTTCTTCTCCTGCGCCTTGAGCAGATCGATCATCACTGTGATCGCGTTCGCAATACGCTTCTCGGCGATGAGCGCGTCGATCGCTGCGATGTACGCCGGCACCGCGTTACGCAAACCGTCGCGCGCGCCCGCCTCTTGCGCCGTCGTCAAAAGTTGGTCGGCGTTTTGCACTACTTCATTTCGCTCCGTTGCGGCTTCCAGGCCCTGCGAGCACGGCTTTGATCTTCTCTACGCGCGCAGCCGCATCGGAAAAGCCGGGATCCCCCGAAACGATCTCCTCATACGACCACAACGCAAGTCCGAGCGAATCGGGGTCGCCTTTGCTCTCGTGGAGCGCGGCTAAAGCATAGAGCGCGTGACGATATTGGTCTTCCGGATAGCCGGTTAATTCGAGTGCCTGTGAAAGGCAAGCTTCGGCGCCGTCCACGTCGCCGCCGGCACGCATCGCGTTCGCGAGCGCTGTGCGTGCGAGCACGCCGTATGATTTGTCGCTCTCTAACGGACGAAGCGCGACGATTGCGTCGGCGGGCTTGCCCAACTCGCTCAACGCGAGCCCCAATCCGTAGCGCGCGCTCACGTTTGTCGCGTCGAGCGCGAGAGCTCCCTTGTATTTGTCTACGGCTGCCGCGAAGTTGCGCGATGCACGCAACGCGTCGGCCTCGGATGCGAGCCCGCCTTGAGGAGCGACTGCGGTTGCGGTACCGTTCGTTTTCTTTGCCGACTCCGCCGGAGCCGGGGCCGCAGCGGCCGCGGCAGGCTTTGCCGGTGCAGCTTGCGCAGGTCGCGGAGCCGGTGACGCAGCGGGCGCCGCTTGTCCCAATCGCGCGGCGCGGATCGCTTCGACTCGCTGCAGCGCGGCCACCGCTTCTGCATGCTTCACTTCGACTGATTTCGCGTCGGCCTCGAGGCGCGAACGCGCGCTTGAAAGTTCCGCCGCCATCGCCTTCAGGGCGGTGACGTCCGCTTGGATCACCGTGGCTTGATCGGCAGCCGTCTTTGCGGCGGCGTGCACGCCCCGGGTCTGCTCCAGCAGACCGATAAGCTGTTTCTCGACGGCGTCTGCCCCCTGGCGCGCAGCCGCGAACTTGTTCTGCAGATCCTTGACGTTAGTTTCGACCGCACCGGTCTCGGCCATGACCTGTTCGGCGCGCGCCTGCGAGGCCGCAAGCGTCTCGTTCGCTTTGCCGACCTGGCCGGCGACAGCATCGATCTTCGCGCGGATCGCCGCCACGTCGTTCGGCAATGCGGCAAGCGCGGCCAGTTCGTCGCGCACTTTCTGCACGTCGGCGGCGAGTTTGGCGAGCGAGGCGTCCTCAGCGGCTTTGGCTTGCGAGGCCGCTTCGATTTCGGCCTTCAACTGTCCGAGGCGGCCTTCGACGGTGCCGCGTTCGCGTTCGAGCGCTTCGAGCGCCGCTTTGGCAGCCTTGATCTCTTCTTCGACCGCAAGTCGCTTCTTGAAGGCTTGCGCGACTTCCGATTTCGCCTGCGCCAGGCGCGACATCGCTTCAGATTGCTGCTCGAGGAGAAAAACTTCTGCGGGCAGCGTCGAGCTTAGTGTGGCGCTCTCGTCGACCGGTCGTGCCGGAGGCGGCGCGGCTGCTGCCGGTGTTGGCGCAGCTGGTGCCGCAGGCGCGGCTGCTTGCGGTTGTGCCGGTGCTGCGGCTGGTTGTGCGGTCGCGGCGCTGGCGGGCGCAGCTGCCGGAGCTGGCGCAGCTGCGGCGGGAGCGGGCGCAGCGGCGGCCGGCTTCTGCTGCGGTTTTGCCGCAGGCGCAGCTTCCGGCGCGGGCGCGGCCTTGATCGACGCGACCATGCCTTTCGCTTTTGCGTTCTCGGGTTCAAGCGCGAGACTTGCGTTTGCACATCGGCGCGCATCGGCCGTTCGTCCGGCCGCGAACGCGGCGTCGGCTGCCAAATTGTAATAGGAAACCGCTTCGGTTTTTAGATTCTTCGCTTGATGGACGCGGCCGAGATGATCGAGTCCGTCAACATGGGTCTTGTCGCGTTCCACGATTCGCTTGAACGCGAGAATCGCTTCATCGTACTTGCCGAGTGATTCGTACAAGCAGCCGGTTTCGAACAGCGCGGGCATGTGCCGGAGACTCGTCTTGCGCAGCACCTCGACGAATTTGGCCAGTGCGTCGTCGCGTTTGCCGTCGGCGAGATCGGCTCGGCCGATCTCGAAGAGCGCGTCGTAGTTCTTCGGCTCGAGCGCCGCGGCGCGGACGAAGCACGAGCGCGCATTGTCGATGTCGCCCGCGTCCATGAAGTCTCGGCCTGCATTCAAAAACGCCGGCACGGCTTCGGCAACCGAACCGGCCTCGGCGAGAAGTTCTGCCGCGGCCATTCGATCCGCCGGATCCGTAGCGCCGTCACCTGCGGCTTCTCGCAGCTTTGCGAGTTCCTGATCGTTCTGTTTTGAATCCATGGTTATAGCGGACGTCCTCGGCTACAAGCTCAAGCGATTGGTAGGGCGCGGCCTCACGGCTGAACGAAAATCGAACGCGCGTCCACGGCAGATGCCGATTGCGTGCGGCCATACGCTTCCTACTTCAAAATATCGGCGTTTTTCTTCGGGAGCGCAGAGTTCTCAGCGAACGGCCGCCTCCTTCGCCTCCTGGGCCTCGAGATATTGTTCGGCGCGCATGGCCGCCCGGCAACCCAATCCGGCCGCCGTGATCGCCTGGCGATAGTGGCGATCCTGAACGTCGCCGCCGACGAAGACGCCTGGGGAACTCGTGGATACGCCGTCGGGCGATTCGATGTAGCCGCGCGAATCGAGAATCAATTGTCCCGCAAAGACGGACGTGTTCGGCTGGTGCCCGATCGCAACAAAAACCGCGTCGGTTGGATGCTCCATCAGAGCGCCGGTGCGCGTGTCTTCCACTATCACGCCTTCGACGTGGCGATCGCCGACGATTTCCCGGACGCGCGCATTCCACAAGAAGTGGATCTTTGGGTGAGCTTGGCCGCGCGCTTGCATGATCTTCGATGCGCGGAGATGGTCGCGCCGATGCACGATCGTCACGCGCTTGCCGAAGCGAGTCAAGAAAAGCGCTTCCTCGAGCGCCGTGTCGCCGCCGCCGACGACCGTGATGTCTTTCTCCTTGAAGAACGCACCGTCGCACGTCGCGCACGTGGAAACGCCTTTGCCGCGAAGCCGCGTTTCGCTTTCGAGTCCGAGCCAGAGCGCCGATGCCCCGGTCGCGACCACGACGGTCGACGCGCGGAAATCGCCGGCGTCGGTCGAGACGCGTTTGACATCGTGTTTGAAATCGACCGAGACGACGTCTTCGTTGATGATCTCGGCGCCGAACCGTTCGGCTTGTGCGCGAAAACGCTCCATGAGTTCGGGGCCTTGGATGCCCTCGGGAAATCCCGGATAGTTCTCAACATCGGTCGTGAGCATCAACTGCCCGCCATAAAGTCCGCCTGCGAAGACGAGCGGCGACAACTCCGCGCGCGCGGCATAGATCGCGGCGGTCAAACCGGCAGGGCCGGACCCGATGATGATGACTTTTCGTATCTCGTCGGACACGCGCGAGGTATTCCCCGGTTCGGAAGTGTAGCCTTTCGTCAAGCCATGCGCAACGATCTGTTTGAAACCGTGGGCGGCACGCCGCTCGTGCGGCTGACATCGCTATCCAATGCTCTCGGCCGGACGATTCTCGGCAAGGCTGAATTCCTGAATCCCGGCGGGTCAGTCAAGGATCGAGCGGCGAAGGCGATCATCGAGGACGCCGAGCGGAGCGGCCGTCTCCAGTCGGGCGGCACGATCGTAGAAGGAACCGCGGGCAACACGGGCATCGCGCTCGCGCTTCTCGGCAATGCGCGCGGTTACCGCACGGTCATCGTCATCCCGGACGATCAGTCACACGAGAAGATCGACCTCTTGCGGGCACTGGGCGCCGACGTTCGCGTCGTTCCCTCGGCGCCGTTCACGGACGACGCCAACTATTATCACGTCGCGCGCCGCGCGGCCGAAGCGATTTCCGGCGCCGTGTGGGCAGATCAATTCAACAATGCCGCGAATTGGCGCGGGCACTACGCGACTACCGGGCCGGAGATCTACGAAGAGACCGGTGGCCGGCTCCAGACCTTCGTGTGTGCGTGCGGCACGGGCGGCACCTTCGCGGGAGTTTCGAAGTATCTCAAGGAGAAAGATCCGTCGATTCAAGCGATCGTCGCCGACCCGATGGGTTCGGCGCTTTACGCGTACGTTCGATGCGGCGCGTTGGACGTCGTCGGCGATTCGGTCAGCGAAGGCATCGGCATCAAGCGGATCACCGACAACTTCAAAGCCGCGGTTCCCGACGGCGCATGCCGGATCGACGATCGAACGATGGTTGAGATGGCACACTATCTCGTCCGCTCGGAAGGCTTGCTGCTCGGCGGCTCGGCGGCGCTGAACGTCGCGGCTGCGGCGCGCTTGAGCCGGGACCTGCCGCGCGGCAGCGTTGTCGTGACCGTTTTGTGCGACGGCGGCGCGCGCTATATGTCGCGCCTCTACAACCCCGCATGGCTCGCGGAAAACGACCTCCTTCCGGTCTGTCAGGACCTGGACTTTCTCTAAGCCGGCCGGCAACGGATAGCGCACTCCGACCGTAGGTTTTCCCGGCGTCGGGGCGAACCCGGGACTTTGGGATAAATTTCACAAGGTCATCGGGAGCGTCCATTTCACGTGCTATTCTCGCCTTGGGCGATCGTCGCCGTATTCTTCGTCGTCGCGCTAGTCGTCGCGTTCGCCATCTCTGCCGTGCCGGGTATTTTCACGAGCAAGCGGCCGAACAGAGCGAAGGCCGAAGCCTACGAATGCGGCGTCCCGCCGACATCTGCGATGATCGGCCGGTTCCCGGTCCGCTTCTATCTCGTCGCGATGCTGTTCGTCATCTTCGACGTCGAAGCGGCTTCGTTTTACCCGTGGGCTGTCCGGCTGCGCGATCTCGGCGCGTTCGGGCTCGTGGAAATGGTGACGTTCATCGTCGTGCTGGGCGTCGGCTACGCATATGTATGGAAGAAAGGCGGTTTCTCATGGAGATGAGCCCGCACCAGCCGTACATCACGACCAAGCTCGACGAGTTCACGGCTTGGGCGCGGACGTCCGCGATCTGGCCCATGACGATGGGCCTTGCGTGCTGTGCCATCGAGATGATGTCGATCGTCTCGCCGCGCTACGACACGTCGCGGTTCGGCGCCGAAGTGTTCCGTTCGTCCCCGCGTCAGAGCGACCTCATGATCGTCTCCGGCCGCGTCTCGAACAAGATGGCCCCGATCCTGCGCCAGCTTTACGATCAGATGCCCGATCCGAAGTGGGTCATCTCGATGGGGGCGTGTGCGTCCTCCGGCGGCATCTTCGATAACTATGCGGTCTTGCCGGGTGTCGACCGAATCCTCCCGGTTGACGTCTACGTGCCCGGCTGCCCGCCAAGCCCCGATGCCGTGATCTTCGCGATCATGCAGCTGCGTAAACAGATCGAAGCCGGCGGCAAAGCGCTGGTACTTGCCAAGAATGCCTGAGCAGCCGCCCGTTCGGGCCGAACGCACCCGCACCGCGGCGTTGCTTGACACATTGCGGTCAGCGCTGGGCGAAGATCTTCTGGAAGCGGTTTCCGCGGCCGACATGGACGAAGCCGCGATCGGCCCTAGCGCACTGCT is a window of Candidatus Eremiobacteraceae bacterium DNA encoding:
- a CDS encoding transposase produces the protein MPKHKKLTRLSGFDYSAPRSYFVTMCVLGRQKIFGKPKAAGIALEEVIAHRNAGWYWLHTYAIMPDHVHLLIKLNNTCRSLGRVVGVLKSAILHKVRRSGEDFQWQESFYDHILREGEDSGKIADYILANPERAGLVASGESYPFCGMVDRRW
- a CDS encoding tetratricopeptide repeat protein — translated: MDSKQNDQELAKLREAAGDGATDPADRMAAAELLAEAGSVAEAVPAFLNAGRDFMDAGDIDNARSCFVRAAALEPKNYDALFEIGRADLADGKRDDALAKFVEVLRKTSLRHMPALFETGCLYESLGKYDEAILAFKRIVERDKTHVDGLDHLGRVHQAKNLKTEAVSYYNLAADAAFAAGRTADARRCANASLALEPENAKAKGMVASIKAAPAPEAAPAAKPQQKPAAAAPAPAAAAPAPAAAPASAATAQPAAAPAQPQAAAPAAPAAPTPAAAAPPPARPVDESATLSSTLPAEVFLLEQQSEAMSRLAQAKSEVAQAFKKRLAVEEEIKAAKAALEALERERGTVEGRLGQLKAEIEAASQAKAAEDASLAKLAADVQKVRDELAALAALPNDVAAIRAKIDAVAGQVGKANETLAASQARAEQVMAETGAVETNVKDLQNKFAAARQGADAVEKQLIGLLEQTRGVHAAAKTAADQATVIQADVTALKAMAAELSSARSRLEADAKSVEVKHAEAVAALQRVEAIRAARLGQAAPAASPAPRPAQAAPAKPAAAAAAPAPAESAKKTNGTATAVAPQGGLASEADALRASRNFAAAVDKYKGALALDATNVSARYGLGLALSELGKPADAIVALRPLESDKSYGVLARTALANAMRAGGDVDGAEACLSQALELTGYPEDQYRHALYALAALHESKGDPDSLGLALWSYEEIVSGDPGFSDAAARVEKIKAVLAGPGSRNGAK
- the trxB gene encoding thioredoxin-disulfide reductase, which encodes MSDEIRKVIIIGSGPAGLTAAIYAARAELSPLVFAGGLYGGQLMLTTDVENYPGFPEGIQGPELMERFRAQAERFGAEIINEDVVSVDFKHDVKRVSTDAGDFRASTVVVATGASALWLGLESETRLRGKGVSTCATCDGAFFKEKDITVVGGGDTALEEALFLTRFGKRVTIVHRRDHLRASKIMQARGQAHPKIHFLWNARVREIVGDRHVEGVIVEDTRTGALMEHPTDAVFVAIGHQPNTSVFAGQLILDSRGYIESPDGVSTSSPGVFVGGDVQDRHYRQAITAAGLGCRAAMRAEQYLEAQEAKEAAVR
- a CDS encoding cysteine synthase A, whose protein sequence is MRNDLFETVGGTPLVRLTSLSNALGRTILGKAEFLNPGGSVKDRAAKAIIEDAERSGRLQSGGTIVEGTAGNTGIALALLGNARGYRTVIVIPDDQSHEKIDLLRALGADVRVVPSAPFTDDANYYHVARRAAEAISGAVWADQFNNAANWRGHYATTGPEIYEETGGRLQTFVCACGTGGTFAGVSKYLKEKDPSIQAIVADPMGSALYAYVRCGALDVVGDSVSEGIGIKRITDNFKAAVPDGACRIDDRTMVEMAHYLVRSEGLLLGGSAALNVAAAARLSRDLPRGSVVVTVLCDGGARYMSRLYNPAWLAENDLLPVCQDLDFL
- a CDS encoding NADH-quinone oxidoreductase subunit A, with product MLFSPWAIVAVFFVVALVVAFAISAVPGIFTSKRPNRAKAEAYECGVPPTSAMIGRFPVRFYLVAMLFVIFDVEAASFYPWAVRLRDLGAFGLVEMVTFIVVLGVGYAYVWKKGGFSWR
- a CDS encoding NADH-quinone oxidoreductase subunit B family protein, which gives rise to MEMSPHQPYITTKLDEFTAWARTSAIWPMTMGLACCAIEMMSIVSPRYDTSRFGAEVFRSSPRQSDLMIVSGRVSNKMAPILRQLYDQMPDPKWVISMGACASSGGIFDNYAVLPGVDRILPVDVYVPGCPPSPDAVIFAIMQLRKQIEAGGKALVLAKNA